From the genome of Tistrella bauzanensis:
ATCATCTGGTGCCGGGCGCGGCGCTGGGGCTGCTGGGCATCGTGCCGGAAACCCGGCGGCGCAACCGGCTGAACGGCCGCGTGCTGCGGGTGCGGAGCCCGGCCGAGATGGACGCCGAGGGGGCTGCACCGGCTGCCATCGATCCGGCGGCGCTGTGCATCGATATCCTGGTCGACCAGTGTTTCGGCAATTGCCCGCGTTTCATCAGGCCGCGTGTGGCGGCGCCGGGGCGGGGTGGCATGACGCAGACCCCGCCGGTGACCATGGCCGACCGGCTGAGCCCGGCCGCGCTGGAGATGATCGCCGCCGCCGACACACTGTTCGTCGCCAGCGCCGCCGACAGCCGCGCCAGCGGCCGGGCCGCGGGCGTGGACGTGTCGCATCGCGGCGGCCCGCGGGGCTTTGCCGTGGTGGAGGCCGACGGCGCCATCACCGTGCCCGATTATGCCGGCAACCGCTATTTCAACACGCTCGGCAACATGGTGCTGCGTCCCGCCGCCGGAATTCTGGTGCCGGATTTCCTGACCGGTGACCTGTTGAGCCTGTCGGGGGACGTCGAGATCATCTGGCAGGGGCCGGAACTGCGCCGTCACCCGGGTGCCGAGCGGTTGTGGCGGCTGCGCCCGCGCCGGGTGATCCATATGGCTGGCGCCTGGGGTGCGCGGCTGCGCGAGACCGGTGGCCGGGTTATGGGCATCGGCGTGGATGGCGTGCCGGCCTGAGCCGCGGCACGCGCCGAACAGCGTTCAGAGAGTGGCAATTACCCCGACGCAGATCACGACGCCCCACATGACCAGCGCCACGCCGCCGAACACGGTCGCATGGTCGAAATAAATCCGCTGCAACGTGCTGTTGATCAACTGCCGGGCCTGTTCGGCGGGCAGCTTCAGATCCGCCTTGACGGCATGCCAGACCTCGGTGCGGCGGTGGTCCTGATGCGGTGCCCGATAGGCCTTGAGGGTGAGGATCGCCCCCACCATCGTCACCAGGATCGCCCCCGATCTCAGGCTCATCAACGGATCATAGACCAGCGCCATCATGATCACCCAGATGGCGAGGAGCGAAAACGCGCAGGCGCGGCGCACCGAAACGGTGGCGGCTTGTTCCAGAAGGTCGATCGGCATATCGCAAGACGCTTTGCGGCAGACGGGACAACACGACGGGCAGGCATCACGGGCGGATGCCGGCCGGCACACGAACCGGGGCGCAGACAGGAAGATATAGAGAGGGGGTGCGGTGAACGCCCGGGAGACCCGGGGCGCCCATTAAAGATGGCGCGGCCCCGTTCTGCCTGCCAGTGCCAAAATTGTGGTCGGCGTCGATGGTTCCGCGATCGGCCGCAAGACCGCTGGCGGCGTCAGCCCATCTGGTCTGCAAGCCGTGGCGCCAGGCCCAGATTGTACATGATGAGCCAGAATATCAGCCGCAGGATCCACAGATAACCGGCCGCCACGATCGGCCGCAGCCCGCTGACCACGAAGCGCGGGGTCAGTGGATTGGTGATCTTCAGCACCGGGTCGGTGATCCGGCAGAAAAATCGCCAGATATAGTTGGGATTGTCGGGCTGCACGAACGCCGACAGCAGCGCCCGTCCGATCAGCGTATAGACCAGCAGCGACAGAATGTAGTTGGGAATATGGAAATACCAGTGATTCCAGAAGAACGGATCGAACTGCATGGCGGAGTGTCTGTCTCCCCTCTTTGGTCGCGCGTGCCGACGCACCGAAGCCCGACGGTGTCATTGCAGCCGCCGCCAGAGTGATTAGTTCATCGAGCATCTTCACCCGATCAGGTGGTTCCACCTGATCGGGATCTGCTCTAGGCAAGCCCGGACATGCCGACGGCGCCAGGGCGCGATGCCCTGGCGCCGTCGGTGCGCGGATGTCGGCTCAGGCCTTCAGGCCCTGCGCATAAGGGTTGCTTTCCGCCAGCCTGGCGCTGGGAACGCGGACGAATTCGACGAAATCCTGCATGTCCTGCGAGGGTTCGCGGGTCATGAGGCTGACGACGTAGGTGACGGCAAAGCCCACAGGAATGCCGAACAATCCGGCCGAGATGTTCTTCACCCCGAACCACAGCCCCATGCCGTACCACTGGGTGCCGGCCAGATAGAGCAGGCAGATACCTAGACCGGCAAGCATGCCGGCGCAGGCACCCACCTTGGTGGTGCGTTTCCACCACACCCCCATCACCAGGACCGGGAAGAGACCGGATGCGGCAATGGAGAATGCCCAGGCCACCATCGACAGGATGCCTGCGGGTTTGAACGAGGCGACATAGGCCGCGAAGCCTGCCACCACGACCAGCAGAACCCGCGCCACCATCAGCCGGCGCGACGAACTCGCCTTGGGATCGATCATTTTATAGTAGACGTCGTGACTGAGCGCATTGGCGATGGCGAGTAGCAGGCCGTCGGCGGTCGACAGCGCCGCCGCCAGGCCGCCTGCGGACACCAGGCCGGCGATGACGTAGGGCAGGCCGGCGATTTCCGGCGTGGCCAGCACGATGGCGTCATTGTTGATGGTGAATTCGGCCAGCTGAAGCAGGCCGTCGCCATTGAGATCCTTGATGGCGAGCAGGCCGATATCGGACCAGATGCTCACCCATTCCGGCAGGCTGGCGATGGGCTGGCCGATGACGTTGGTATAGACCTCCAGCTTGGCGAAGGCGGCATAGGCCGGCGCGCTGAAATAGAGCAGGAAGATGAACAGCAGGCTCCAGCCCACCGACGACCGTGCCTCACGCACGCTGGGCGTGGTGAAGAACCGCATCAGCACATGCGGCAGTGCCGCGGTGCCGACCATCAGGCACAGCACCAGACTGAAGAAGTTCAGCATGTCGCCATCACGCGCGAAGGCCGTGACATGGCCGACCGTGACGCCCAGGCTGGGCTCGATCTGTTCGATATCCTGCAGCGCATAGCCGTACATCAGCTGCGGGATCGGCACCCCGGTCAACTGCGCCGACATCAGCACGATCGGGATCAGATAGGCGATGATCAGGATGATGTACTGCGCCACCTGGGTCCAGGTCACCGCCCGCATGCCGCCCAGCATCGAGCAGACCAGAATGCCGAGCAGGCCCACGAAGATGCCGATCTCGAACGGGATCGCCAGGAAGCGCGAGGCGATGATGCCGGCGCCGGTGACCTGTGCCACCACATAGGTGAACGAGCACATCATCAGCACAACGATGCCGATCAGCCGTGGCGTATGGCCGTCATAGCGGGTGCCGAGGAAATCGGGCACCGTGAACTGGCCGAATTTGCGCAGGTATGGCGCCAGCAGCACCGCCACCAGCACATAGCCGCCGGTCCACCCCAGCACGAAGGCGAGCCCGTTATAGCCGGACGCATAGAGCGTGCCGGCCATGCCGATGAAGGATGCGGCGCTCATCCAATCGGCGGCGGTCGCCATGCCGTTGTAGAGTGCCGGCACGCGCCGGCCCGCCACATAATATTCCGAGACCTGAACCGTCCGGCTCAGGATGCCGATCATCGCATAGACGCCGATCGTGACCGCGACGAAGGCATAGCCGATGATCCGGTCGGGCACCCCCATCTGCTCCAGGATCGCCAGGATGATCGTGAAGCCGATGAAGCCGCCGGTGTAGATGCCGTAGACCTTGCCCAGATTCTGGGTGAAGTCGCCCTTGGTTGCCATTGGTCGTGCCCCTTCGGGTTCAGTCTTCGGACACGCCGAATTCGTCGTCGATCCGGTTCTGGCGATTGACGTACCAGAAGATCAACCAGACGAAGATGATGAGTGACCCTTGGGCCGCCATGTAGAAGCCCAGCGGAAAGCCCAGGATCCGGATCTGATTCAGAGCTGGCGCGAACGCGTGGACCACGAAGCCGGACAGGAACCAGATGACAAGCACCACCCACATGAGGCTTTTGGTTCTCTGCCAGTATTCCTGTGCCTTCTGGGGCGTCAGGACTTTGGTGTCGGACATGTCTCTCCCCCAAATGCATTGATGTGTCGCTTGCGTGCCTTCTGGCCGGCTTTGGGGCCGGCAGCACTTGTTTCGCGACATATTCGCACGCGGCGATATGCCGCACCCTGCCGACGCGACATGTCCGGATCCGGCAGGTGATCCGGCAATCTCCGTTCAGCGGCTCCCTCAACCGCTACGCGGATAATGATCTTCTACAGATTTCCCGTCGAAACTGCTAATCTTGTCAACAAAGAAGATTATGAGCGCAGATCAGCGACTTGCGCAATATGAGACACCGGGGATGGCAGGAACGCCCATGATTCAGCGGATGATGCGCCTTTGGCGCGAGAAACCACGTGGCCGCGACCGCGCGGCCCTGGACCGGTTCCTTGAGGCCCATGCGGCCTTTGTGGGGCAGCGGATGACCATCGGCTATTGCGAGATCAAGGCAGGGCCGCTGCGTCACAGCCTGTTCCGCGAAGAGGGTTTCAGGGTGATGATGGAGCGGGCGCGGTGGGAGGCCTTCGCCGCCGTGCGCGCCGACATGGCCGTGGTCGCCCAGGCGCGGTTGCGGTCACATGTTGACGATGCGGCGGCACTCGACGCGCCGCTGGTGGATGGCTTCGCCACATCGCTTGCGGCGGCGCCTTATTTCACCGACCGGCCCGATGGTTTCGCCGCCGAGGCGGCGGTTCTGGCCGATCGTCTGGCTCAGGCGCGGCTGGCGGCGCCGGTGCCGCCGGCGCGGGTGTTCGCCGTGGGTGGCGCCCGGGTGTTCGACTGCCTCCCGATCCATACCAGCCTGCGCGCGCATGAGCGTGAGATGATCGTGAATGGCGTCTGTTTCCATGCCATGGGCGCTCTGGCCAAGGGCGATATTCAGCTCGACTGGCCAGCGATTGCCCGCGACCTTGTCTCCCAGGCGCAAGTGGCGGCCTGAACCGGGCCGGCAGCGGCGGCCAGCGACCTGAAGGCGATGGCGATGGATATACGCAGGCCCGTGCGCGATGACGGGCGCCTGGCGCTGACGGTTGGCGCTGCCGCCATTCTGGCCGGGCTGGTCCTGGTGGTGGTCGCAGCGATGCTGGTCGATGCCGCACCGGCGCTGTTGATGGCCGGCACTGCCCTGGTATTGGGCGGGCTTTCGCTTGCGGCCGCGGTCGTCCGGCGCCGGCGGATCGGCGATGCGCGGCTGCGCGGCGATCTGGCCCAGGCGCTGAGGGCGGTCGACGACAACACGCTGCCCCTGCCGGATTTTGCCGGTGACGACGATCCCGGCCATGATGCCCGGCTGCTGGGGCTGGCCCGCGCGCTGGCCGAGCGGGCGCGGGCGGCAAGCGGGCGTGGCGATCACCGGCTGGCGGCCCTGGTCGCGGCCCTGCCGGTGCCGGTGCTGGGCCTGTCGCCGACCGGGCTGGTGACGCTCGCGAACCCGATGGCGCTGGACCTTCTGGGCGCGGATGCCGTGGCCGCGGGTACCTCGGTTTATGCGGCGCTTGCCCGTGAAAGCCTGGATCCGCTGCTGGCGGCGGCCGTGTCGCGGACGGTCGCCTCAGGGCCGGTTCATCATGTCGATGGTCGGATGATCGGCCTGCGCGCCGCCTCGGTCGGTGGTGGCTGGGTTCTGGTGGCCGAGCCAGACAGGCTGCGATCCGCGATTGTCGCGACCTTGCCGGCGGCGCCGATGCCGATGGCGCTGGCCCTGCACGATCTGCCACCCGACCTGCCACCGGCCGCCGATGCCACGCCGCTGGATCAACTCCCCTGCCTGTCGCTGGACCTTGAAACCACCGGGCTGAACGTGGCGGCGGACCGCATGCTGTCACTGGGGGCGGTGCGCCTGGTCGGCGGGCGGCTGTTCGTGGCTGCGGCGCTGGACATGCTGGTCGATCCGGGGGTGGCGATACCGGCCTCAGCCACCCGCATTCATGGCATCGATGCCGCGATGATCGCC
Proteins encoded in this window:
- a CDS encoding pyridoxamine 5'-phosphate oxidase family protein encodes the protein MSERSEQNPSSPSPFPETEGPETEGPETEGGVIADDGAGFHAGERAVQDLYGLGARMAAIGPQVLRDHMPDQHRLFFMALPFVLVGSVDAGGLPWASLLAGPAGFIQAPDPRVLSITATIPAGDPLADHLVPGAALGLLGIVPETRRRNRLNGRVLRVRSPAEMDAEGAAPAAIDPAALCIDILVDQCFGNCPRFIRPRVAAPGRGGMTQTPPVTMADRLSPAALEMIAAADTLFVASAADSRASGRAAGVDVSHRGGPRGFAVVEADGAITVPDYAGNRYFNTLGNMVLRPAAGILVPDFLTGDLLSLSGDVEIIWQGPELRRHPGAERLWRLRPRRVIHMAGAWGARLRETGGRVMGIGVDGVPA
- a CDS encoding YggT family protein; translation: MQFDPFFWNHWYFHIPNYILSLLVYTLIGRALLSAFVQPDNPNYIWRFFCRITDPVLKITNPLTPRFVVSGLRPIVAAGYLWILRLIFWLIMYNLGLAPRLADQMG
- a CDS encoding sodium:solute symporter family protein, which gives rise to MATKGDFTQNLGKVYGIYTGGFIGFTIILAILEQMGVPDRIIGYAFVAVTIGVYAMIGILSRTVQVSEYYVAGRRVPALYNGMATAADWMSAASFIGMAGTLYASGYNGLAFVLGWTGGYVLVAVLLAPYLRKFGQFTVPDFLGTRYDGHTPRLIGIVVLMMCSFTYVVAQVTGAGIIASRFLAIPFEIGIFVGLLGILVCSMLGGMRAVTWTQVAQYIILIIAYLIPIVLMSAQLTGVPIPQLMYGYALQDIEQIEPSLGVTVGHVTAFARDGDMLNFFSLVLCLMVGTAALPHVLMRFFTTPSVREARSSVGWSLLFIFLLYFSAPAYAAFAKLEVYTNVIGQPIASLPEWVSIWSDIGLLAIKDLNGDGLLQLAEFTINNDAIVLATPEIAGLPYVIAGLVSAGGLAAALSTADGLLLAIANALSHDVYYKMIDPKASSSRRLMVARVLLVVVAGFAAYVASFKPAGILSMVAWAFSIAASGLFPVLVMGVWWKRTTKVGACAGMLAGLGICLLYLAGTQWYGMGLWFGVKNISAGLFGIPVGFAVTYVVSLMTREPSQDMQDFVEFVRVPSARLAESNPYAQGLKA
- a CDS encoding DUF4212 domain-containing protein; the encoded protein is MSDTKVLTPQKAQEYWQRTKSLMWVVLVIWFLSGFVVHAFAPALNQIRILGFPLGFYMAAQGSLIIFVWLIFWYVNRQNRIDDEFGVSED
- a CDS encoding exonuclease domain-containing protein, with product MDIRRPVRDDGRLALTVGAAAILAGLVLVVVAAMLVDAAPALLMAGTALVLGGLSLAAAVVRRRRIGDARLRGDLAQALRAVDDNTLPLPDFAGDDDPGHDARLLGLARALAERARAASGRGDHRLAALVAALPVPVLGLSPTGLVTLANPMALDLLGADAVAAGTSVYAALARESLDPLLAAAVSRTVASGPVHHVDGRMIGLRAASVGGGWVLVAEPDRLRSAIVATLPAAPMPMALALHDLPPDLPPAADATPLDQLPCLSLDLETTGLNVAADRMLSLGAVRLVGGRLFVAAALDMLVDPGVAIPASATRIHGIDAAMIAGAPPPAVALERLRHLAAGTVLIGHNIGFDLAILKAEAGRLGGAARPWPDGDHAALDTLALYARLEPDQAMLDLEHIAERLGIAVSGRHTALGDALLAGRVFAALVPRLAERGVITLGDARDFAAGAVAVITAQRRAGW